A genomic region of Alicyclobacillus sp. SO9 contains the following coding sequences:
- a CDS encoding cysteine desulfurase-like protein: protein MEPFNEMSPNFPVQSVRRMFPALNRRYKGYKVVYFDGPGGSQVVQPAVDAMVRYMTDGGANLHGAFSSSVETEAMIADARRLAAAFLHANPDEIAFGPNMTTLNLSISRALSRTWQPGDEIVVTELDHRANVDPWIRAAQDKGVAVKWLRVDPDTLTLDLDALAEVITERTKLVAVGLASNGVGTITDVARVAKRAHAVGALVSVDAVHAAPHIVVDRNRLGADIVLCSAYKFFGPHLGIAAVKREVFESLDVYKLKPAPDYIPDKLETGTQNHEGLAGLIGALRFIADLGHGLTLRTQLTTAMERIEGYEDSLARRMRQELSHMSGVTLYSAGDTVHKTPTIAFSVEGMAPRAVSETMAENYGIFVADGDFYASTVVERLGLQESGGFVRAGLAPYNTENEVNRFLEALKTLTRA from the coding sequence GTGGAGCCTTTCAATGAGATGAGTCCGAACTTTCCTGTACAATCTGTTCGCAGAATGTTTCCAGCTCTTAATCGACGGTACAAAGGCTATAAAGTCGTATATTTTGACGGTCCAGGCGGATCGCAAGTCGTACAACCGGCTGTCGATGCGATGGTTCGGTACATGACAGACGGCGGGGCGAATCTTCACGGCGCATTTTCAAGCAGCGTAGAGACAGAGGCGATGATTGCTGATGCCAGACGACTTGCAGCTGCCTTTTTGCATGCAAATCCTGATGAAATTGCATTTGGTCCGAACATGACCACCTTGAACTTGTCTATCTCGAGAGCGCTCTCCAGAACGTGGCAGCCAGGAGATGAGATTGTGGTGACAGAGCTGGATCACCGTGCCAATGTAGACCCCTGGATTCGCGCGGCACAAGACAAAGGTGTTGCGGTCAAATGGCTGCGGGTAGACCCAGATACCCTGACGCTGGACCTGGATGCACTCGCTGAGGTCATCACAGAGCGGACGAAACTTGTTGCAGTGGGACTGGCTTCAAACGGAGTAGGAACCATCACCGACGTGGCTCGAGTGGCAAAGCGTGCTCACGCAGTTGGTGCGCTGGTTTCTGTTGACGCTGTCCATGCAGCTCCTCACATTGTTGTGGACCGAAACCGTCTCGGAGCAGACATTGTCCTTTGTTCAGCCTATAAGTTTTTTGGCCCGCACTTGGGGATTGCAGCCGTGAAACGCGAAGTTTTTGAGTCTCTGGACGTCTACAAACTGAAGCCGGCTCCAGACTACATTCCCGACAAGCTGGAAACGGGTACGCAGAATCATGAAGGGCTTGCTGGACTTATCGGTGCACTGCGCTTTATTGCCGATCTCGGTCACGGCCTGACCCTGCGCACCCAACTGACCACAGCCATGGAACGGATTGAAGGCTATGAGGATTCTCTGGCCCGGCGAATGAGGCAGGAGTTGTCGCACATGAGCGGTGTGACCCTGTATTCCGCCGGAGATACAGTGCATAAGACCCCTACCATTGCATTTTCTGTGGAGGGCATGGCACCTCGTGCCGTGTCTGAGACCATGGCCGAGAACTACGGCATCTTCGTTGCCGATGGGGATTTTTATGCCAGCACAGTGGTGGAGCGTTTGGGATTGCAGGAGAGCGGAGGCTTTGTGCGGGCAGGTCTTGCACCCTACAACACGGAGAATGAAGTGAACCGATTTCTTGAAGCCTTGAAGACCCTCACCCGCGCGTGA
- a CDS encoding FxLYD domain-containing protein: MFIYIVAGLFAAAMAVLAADSGFTRQQQIEALAAAKSGNFQQAVQKEQRAIRFSPSHAEMDRRLAVFELAVREHNRLDKADAEIKNKEWHRAVLDYKAVESTFQSSVLKNSNVSWLEGLLKRARAGVEKGTLGGLEARAGNSTDVSTIVGIYQQVVQYDDALGQKAAKVIQSRLDSVATKTINKDLKHHAYDSAKSVVNQALAGPIVDKTLTKLKETISTQQHDFELKQQQIMKQAMAQAAKIANQNANPLEVVKLTLRNDGQGNTVVKGVVKNAGTNVIANLSIEVDFYDNNSKKVDTEYATVTPDPLPSGQSAKFTIQIPAFYGAVTAKVTNYTWVNE; this comes from the coding sequence GTGTTCATTTACATTGTTGCTGGTTTGTTTGCAGCAGCTATGGCAGTATTGGCTGCAGACAGCGGGTTTACACGGCAGCAACAGATTGAAGCGCTTGCGGCAGCAAAATCAGGCAACTTTCAGCAAGCTGTACAAAAAGAGCAGCGTGCAATTCGATTTTCACCGAGTCACGCAGAGATGGACCGACGACTTGCTGTTTTCGAACTTGCTGTTAGAGAACACAATCGGTTAGACAAGGCAGACGCAGAAATTAAAAACAAAGAATGGCACAGAGCCGTGCTCGATTATAAAGCGGTTGAGAGTACCTTTCAAAGCAGTGTTCTCAAAAACAGCAATGTATCCTGGTTAGAGGGGTTGTTGAAGAGAGCCAGAGCGGGTGTAGAAAAGGGTACATTGGGTGGTTTGGAAGCCCGTGCCGGGAACAGCACTGATGTTTCCACCATAGTCGGGATTTATCAACAGGTCGTGCAATATGACGATGCGCTGGGGCAAAAGGCCGCGAAAGTGATTCAGAGCCGCCTTGACTCTGTAGCGACCAAGACGATTAATAAGGACCTGAAACACCATGCGTATGATTCCGCCAAGAGTGTTGTCAACCAGGCTCTTGCCGGACCGATTGTGGATAAAACCCTAACGAAACTCAAGGAGACCATCAGTACGCAACAACATGACTTTGAACTAAAACAGCAACAAATCATGAAACAGGCCATGGCACAGGCTGCAAAAATTGCCAACCAAAACGCTAATCCCCTTGAGGTTGTGAAATTAACGCTGAGGAATGATGGCCAGGGAAATACGGTGGTTAAAGGGGTCGTCAAGAATGCGGGAACCAACGTCATAGCCAACTTGTCCATCGAAGTGGATTTTTACGACAACAATAGCAAGAAAGTAGATACAGAGTATGCTACGGTTACGCCGGATCCTTTGCCATCAGGCCAGTCTGCCAAGTTTACCATTCAGATTCCGGCGTTTTACGGTGCTGTAACAGCAAAAGTTACAAACTATACGTGGGTCAATGAGTGA
- a CDS encoding trypsin-like peptidase domain-containing protein, protein MRCLNCGKEISDEARFCRHCGRPVVGHDNDRPVSESDGSVLAGTSGLGNSDGTSRIDGTDERNSKSKSAVKAKKTVPIITGAAVAVIAIASLAYTSWAQGWFGLGGQQAVTSQLGLNPGGGAAGTGNTPGSPKSAGSGTGSGQSRGKTPPTVQSIIKKTLPSLAYVDVTTKSGESIGSGFVFDNKGDIVTNAHVVAGSQGIQVKLQGNASHEAKVIGIDAAHDIAELRITAYAHKTPLSISKKPAQLGDPVIALGSPLGLKDTVTSGIISGMNRDFSIGTTNYNNMYQISAPIAPGNSGGPLVSVSSGKVIGIDTAGVTQGSGSIGFAIPITQVSDNLTRWAKKPMSASSIQVQLKQAQKIEQASNSGGSGNASGGGTGNTAAGGNSGGSSNSTSSPGITPGSLQEESLKLISAYYYDLNQQDYLDAYAMLGQSMQSNMSYSAFAKGYSNTLKNSVQNAVFSPIDKNSGKVTFTLVAQEVTSKGQTQTSVYSVVDTCGYEDGQLRIEHSNMKLQSRKKG, encoded by the coding sequence GTGCGCTGTTTAAATTGCGGAAAAGAGATATCAGATGAGGCGCGGTTTTGCCGCCACTGCGGCAGGCCTGTCGTTGGACACGACAATGACAGGCCAGTCAGCGAGTCAGATGGCAGTGTACTTGCAGGCACATCTGGATTGGGTAACAGCGACGGGACGAGCAGGATTGACGGGACGGATGAGAGAAATTCAAAATCTAAATCAGCTGTGAAAGCGAAGAAGACGGTGCCCATCATTACTGGTGCGGCTGTGGCTGTCATTGCGATTGCATCACTGGCATACACCTCTTGGGCACAGGGGTGGTTCGGTCTTGGCGGACAACAGGCTGTGACTTCTCAACTGGGACTTAACCCTGGGGGCGGTGCAGCAGGTACCGGAAATACGCCCGGATCTCCGAAAAGTGCTGGTTCTGGAACGGGAAGCGGGCAATCCCGCGGGAAGACACCGCCAACGGTTCAGAGCATTATCAAGAAGACACTGCCCAGCCTTGCCTATGTGGATGTTACAACCAAAAGCGGGGAAAGCATCGGTTCTGGATTCGTGTTCGATAACAAGGGCGATATTGTAACCAATGCCCATGTCGTAGCGGGATCGCAGGGGATTCAGGTCAAACTGCAAGGAAACGCCAGTCACGAGGCTAAAGTCATTGGCATTGACGCCGCTCACGATATTGCGGAACTGCGCATTACTGCCTATGCGCACAAGACACCGCTGTCTATTTCCAAAAAACCGGCACAACTGGGCGATCCCGTCATTGCCCTCGGGAGTCCGCTAGGCTTAAAGGATACAGTCACGTCCGGGATTATCAGCGGCATGAATCGGGACTTTTCCATCGGAACCACAAATTACAACAACATGTATCAAATCTCAGCACCGATTGCACCGGGAAACAGCGGAGGGCCGTTGGTATCTGTCAGCAGCGGGAAGGTGATTGGGATTGATACTGCTGGAGTTACACAGGGATCGGGCAGTATTGGCTTCGCCATACCCATAACACAAGTTTCGGACAATCTGACTCGCTGGGCCAAGAAGCCAATGAGTGCATCAAGTATACAAGTGCAGTTAAAGCAGGCACAGAAGATTGAGCAGGCTAGCAATTCCGGCGGGTCAGGCAACGCGTCTGGCGGAGGAACCGGGAACACAGCTGCAGGCGGAAACTCAGGCGGAAGCAGCAACAGCACGAGCAGCCCGGGAATCACACCTGGAAGTCTGCAGGAGGAATCACTGAAGCTCATATCGGCATATTATTACGATTTGAACCAACAGGATTATTTGGATGCATATGCCATGCTCGGACAAAGCATGCAAAGCAATATGTCGTATTCTGCTTTTGCAAAAGGATACAGCAATACCTTAAAGAATTCGGTGCAAAACGCGGTGTTTTCGCCCATTGATAAAAACTCCGGAAAAGTGACTTTTACCCTGGTGGCACAGGAGGTCACGTCAAAGGGTCAGACCCAGACCAGCGTGTACAGCGTCGTGGACACTTGCGGTTATGAAGACGGTCAACTGCGCATCGAACATTCCAACATGAAATTGCAAAGCCGCAAAAAGGGCTAG
- a CDS encoding RNA polymerase sigma factor: protein MRAAAAGDHDAFGELVSEYQSMVYRVCLKITGNRDAAQDLAQDVFLKAYDGLPAFRQDASFSTWLYQITVRTCLDWKRGSARYQQRLNAVAVQSRQEVPVDTPEQTVVKKERSAELMSLMESLREPYRTVTKMFYLHKFSCQEIAQRRGVSVKTVESQLYRSRRILREKGDALR from the coding sequence ATCCGTGCCGCGGCCGCGGGGGACCACGATGCCTTTGGGGAACTGGTCTCTGAATACCAGAGTATGGTCTATAGGGTCTGCCTTAAAATCACGGGCAATAGGGATGCAGCACAAGACTTGGCACAAGACGTGTTTTTGAAGGCCTACGATGGGTTGCCTGCATTCAGACAGGACGCCTCGTTCTCTACTTGGCTTTATCAGATTACGGTTCGAACGTGTCTCGACTGGAAGCGGGGTTCTGCGAGGTATCAACAGAGGCTCAATGCTGTTGCTGTACAAAGCAGGCAGGAGGTCCCAGTAGATACGCCGGAACAGACTGTTGTGAAAAAGGAACGTTCTGCAGAACTTATGTCACTCATGGAGAGTTTGAGAGAACCTTATCGAACCGTAACAAAGATGTTTTACCTACATAAATTCTCCTGTCAGGAAATTGCACAGCGAAGAGGAGTATCTGTTAAGACAGTCGAGTCACAGCTCTATCGATCACGAAGAATTTTACGCGAGAAAGGAGATGCGTTGCGATGA
- a CDS encoding DUF4097 family beta strand repeat-containing protein has product MMPNHDTNKVHVRKVGILTSAAALITIGVIVILHVAGPVSYSVLHYIWPAMLILFGIEAIWTYVATRGTRVRVSGWSVVLLVVIGLFSLGTYGVRVLSSDLHFGPGYAEPVNGKVAIGGGIQKVVIRLRNTPVTVTGTTSSTLSYNGVLKVTAASKKQADKDIHTQWQVHKTGDTLVMTLVEPKPRIDLSFGGLIQSSPHLNVAVPQQLLSSVTTTNSSIDESHMNGAVDLHTTNGPIKLQDIKGNVSAATTNGSIHLKNVAKTVNVSTTNGSITGNSMVGGQWTCDTTNASVKMSLQSQSNAKVTASTSNGHFGGNVKWTTSNRNNATATVGKGTYPMTIHTTNASVTIDSQS; this is encoded by the coding sequence ATGATGCCAAATCATGATACAAACAAGGTGCATGTTAGAAAAGTTGGAATTTTGACCAGTGCCGCCGCGCTGATTACGATTGGAGTCATCGTCATTCTCCATGTCGCTGGTCCGGTCTCCTACAGTGTACTGCACTACATTTGGCCAGCAATGCTTATCCTGTTTGGCATCGAGGCAATTTGGACATATGTTGCTACCCGTGGGACTAGGGTTCGGGTGAGTGGATGGAGCGTTGTGCTTTTGGTTGTCATTGGACTGTTTAGTCTCGGAACCTATGGTGTAAGGGTGCTAAGCTCTGATCTACATTTTGGACCAGGGTACGCGGAGCCTGTGAACGGTAAGGTAGCTATTGGCGGGGGAATTCAAAAGGTTGTCATCCGTCTTCGCAATACGCCTGTCACTGTCACGGGGACCACGTCATCCACACTCTCTTACAACGGAGTATTGAAAGTTACTGCGGCGTCCAAAAAACAGGCAGACAAGGACATTCACACACAGTGGCAAGTGCACAAGACTGGAGACACGCTGGTTATGACCCTTGTGGAACCAAAGCCGCGAATCGACCTCTCTTTTGGGGGCTTAATACAGTCTTCTCCACATTTAAATGTTGCGGTGCCACAACAGCTTCTCAGTAGTGTGACGACCACAAATTCCAGTATCGACGAGTCACATATGAATGGTGCAGTAGACTTGCATACCACCAACGGACCCATCAAGCTGCAGGACATCAAGGGAAATGTATCTGCCGCTACGACGAACGGATCGATACATTTAAAAAACGTTGCTAAAACAGTGAATGTATCAACGACAAACGGATCGATAACAGGGAACTCAATGGTTGGGGGGCAGTGGACCTGTGATACAACCAACGCATCCGTCAAAATGAGCTTGCAAAGTCAGTCCAACGCCAAAGTCACTGCGTCTACCAGCAACGGACACTTTGGTGGAAATGTTAAATGGACAACATCTAATCGCAATAACGCAACTGCCACTGTTGGCAAAGGAACCTATCCGATGACCATTCATACCACGAATGCGTCGGTCACAATTGACAGCCAGTCTTGA
- a CDS encoding GntR family transcriptional regulator: MDILIANSLDKPIYMQIVDQIINQIVSGSIKPGEALPSMRILAKDLKISVITTKRAYEELERDGYIESVVGKGTFVAGLSKDLLRERQMGLVERDLSEVIASAKRTALSKDEFRNMVDLLWDHADSE, encoded by the coding sequence TTGGATATTCTCATAGCAAATTCATTAGATAAACCTATCTATATGCAAATTGTCGACCAGATTATAAATCAAATTGTTTCTGGCTCGATTAAGCCAGGCGAAGCATTGCCGTCCATGCGAATTTTGGCCAAGGATTTGAAAATCAGCGTCATTACCACGAAAAGGGCCTACGAGGAGCTGGAACGGGACGGATATATCGAGAGCGTCGTCGGTAAGGGAACATTTGTGGCGGGACTCAGCAAGGACCTGCTCAGGGAGCGACAAATGGGACTTGTGGAACGTGATTTGTCAGAAGTCATTGCGAGTGCCAAGCGCACGGCCCTGTCAAAAGATGAATTCAGGAACATGGTCGATTTACTATGGGATCACGCTGACTCAGAATAG
- a CDS encoding ABC-2 transporter permease yields the protein MYSLLYKDWSIIKKSRAIFFGFFYFLFMIPAANKDGILSNNNVQNFFFLFIIYLFFSYITAYDYKYNGLTLMSAFPVTKRKLVEARYLFLGLVFVAALSLLTAIKLISVLTKHYPLVFTNIFDYKGVSILFLIFSMFFGIVIPLYYKLGYQKVRWVMFIAVIVSSLISGLLTAEMSFFSRPVIAFIVFIAGAIVYWSSMQLSVYFLEQRNL from the coding sequence ATGTACAGCTTGCTCTATAAGGATTGGAGTATTATCAAGAAGTCACGGGCAATTTTCTTTGGGTTCTTTTACTTCCTGTTCATGATTCCAGCAGCAAACAAAGACGGTATCCTCTCAAACAACAATGTACAGAACTTCTTCTTCCTTTTTATTATCTACTTGTTCTTCAGCTATATCACTGCTTACGACTACAAATACAACGGTTTAACGTTGATGTCTGCATTCCCTGTAACGAAAAGAAAACTGGTTGAGGCCCGATACCTGTTTCTCGGTCTCGTATTTGTGGCCGCATTGTCATTACTGACTGCAATAAAGCTCATCTCAGTTCTTACGAAACACTATCCTCTGGTTTTTACGAATATCTTTGACTACAAGGGTGTCAGTATACTGTTTCTGATTTTCTCTATGTTTTTTGGCATTGTAATTCCCTTGTATTATAAGCTCGGCTACCAGAAGGTAAGGTGGGTTATGTTTATTGCCGTTATTGTCTCGTCTCTCATCTCGGGGCTTCTTACTGCTGAGATGTCCTTCTTTTCAAGGCCGGTCATAGCGTTCATAGTGTTCATTGCCGGTGCGATTGTATACTGGTCTTCGATGCAGTTATCGGTGTATTTTCTTGAACAACGGAATCTTTGA